In Lepidochelys kempii isolate rLepKem1 chromosome 8, rLepKem1.hap2, whole genome shotgun sequence, a single genomic region encodes these proteins:
- the LOC140916468 gene encoding ovomucoid-like, with protein sequence MKITGAVLLFALALCCFYSDAAGQAGKGFCSEYKKPPEICTLEYNPVCGTDGKTYGNKCVFCGAVYENLGSLCFQHYGECKSHNEDKEREDL encoded by the exons ATGAAGATAACAGGGGCCGTTCTGCTCTTCGCTCTGGCACTTTGCTGCTTCTACTCAG ATGCTGCTGGCCAGGCTGGTAAG GGTTTCTGCAGTGAGTACAAGAAGCCTCCGGAAATCTGCACCTTAGAGTACAACCCGGTCTGTGGCACTGATGGCAAGACATATGGAAACAAATGTGTCTTTTGTGGAGCAGTCTA TGAAAACCTTGGAAGTCTTTGCTTTCAGCATTATGGAGAATGCAAGTCGCACAATGAGGACAAGGAAAGAGAAGACCTTTAG